CACGAGGTCCAGCCCCATCTGCTCGTGGTTGCCCCGGATGCACTCGGCCCCGAGGCCCCGCAGCCGGGCCAGCACCTCGGCGGGCTGTGCCCCGTACCCCAGCGCGTCGCCCAGCATCACGGCGCGGTCGTAGCCCCGCCCCGCCGCATCCGCCAGCACCGCCTCCAGCGCGGGGGCGTTGGCGTGGATGTCGGAGAGGACCAGCAGGCGCACCGCGCCATGATAGCCGCCCCTCAGGGAAACACCGTTACCCGGCCCGCCGCCGGGTCCAGCCGCACCCGTCCCCCCAGCGGCAGCGTGAGCTGAGGGCTGGTATGCCCGAAATCCACGTTCGCCACCACCGGGAGGTCCTCCCGTCCCGCCTCGCGCAGCACCCGGCGCACCCAGCCGTACAGTTCCCCCACCATCTCCCCCGTGTAGTCGCGCGCGCGGGCCAGCAGCAGCCCGGCGGCCCCGGCGAGAATGCCCTGCCCGGCGTAGTTCCGCAGCCAGTAGCCCACCTGATGGGGTGGAGGTACATCATTGCTTGTCTCCAGCGCGAGCACTGCCCCGTGCCACAGCTCCGGCCCAGGCCAGCCGGGCGTGCCGTTCAGCATGTCCAGCACCTCCAGGCAACCGCCCATCAGGTGCCCCTCGGCGGCCCGCTCGCCCTGAAGCCAGACCCAGCCGTCACCGGGGTGAAAGGGGCGGCGCACCGCCTGCGCCCCCTCGTCCGCCCAGTCCATCCGGGCCTGCGTCCACTCCGGCGCGGGTGCGAGGTCGAAAGGCTGCGGCTCGTCCACCAGCGCCCGCCGCACACCCTCCACCACGAAGGGATGCATCCCCCCGTTCTCCGCGAGGTCGGTCAGCAGCGCGGGGCCGTGGTAGGCCATGACCCCCGCCCGCAGGAACTGGGTCAGGGTGACCGTGGCGTCGCTGTAGCCCAGGAAGGCCTTGGGATGGGCACGAATCAGCTCCAGATCGAGAAAGGGCAGCAGCCGCACCGAGTCGTCCCCGCCGATGATGCTGACCATGCCGTGAATGTCTGGGTTCTGAAGCGCCCACTGCAGGTCGTCGGCGCGGGCCTGGGGATTGGCATCAAGGTAGTCGGGACCGCGCAGCGCGTTGGGGGCGGGCACCACCTCCCACCCGAACTCGGCGGCGACCTGCCGCACCCCGGCGTGGTAGCGGCCCATTACCTCGGTGACGAAGCCGCT
This portion of the Deinococcus terrestris genome encodes:
- a CDS encoding S66 family peptidase, producing the protein MAPHFIRPPRLLSGSRVAALSLSSGFVTEVMGRYHAGVRQVAAEFGWEVVPAPNALRGPDYLDANPQARADDLQWALQNPDIHGMVSIIGGDDSVRLLPFLDLELIRAHPKAFLGYSDATVTLTQFLRAGVMAYHGPALLTDLAENGGMHPFVVEGVRRALVDEPQPFDLAPAPEWTQARMDWADEGAQAVRRPFHPGDGWVWLQGERAAEGHLMGGCLEVLDMLNGTPGWPGPELWHGAVLALETSNDVPPPHQVGYWLRNYAGQGILAGAAGLLLARARDYTGEMVGELYGWVRRVLREAGREDLPVVANVDFGHTSPQLTLPLGGRVRLDPAAGRVTVFP